One window from the genome of Desulforamulus ruminis DSM 2154 encodes:
- a CDS encoding DUF4846 domain-containing protein → MKKILMVLLFLFVTSCSGNHTGQIDREKEQEAKTKGRNLSVEKTEKAPLINEKGSTLGARINPPEGFERIPVSEGSFGQYLRTLPLKPHGSQVKYYNGQMKTRNVHAAVLDIDVGDRDLQQCADAVIRLRAEHLYARGWYDKIHFNFTNGFKADYPIWAQGNRIVVEENRAYWVKRAEPSTAYDSFRKYLDMVFAYAGTLSLAQEMKNVPLQEMQIGDVFLKGEGTGHCVIVMDMVENKATQEKLFLLAQSYMPAQDIHILKNPEDEDFSPWYSIRFGEKLITPEWSFYPDQLMRFAD, encoded by the coding sequence ATGAAAAAGATCCTGATGGTTTTGCTGTTTTTGTTTGTGACTTCCTGTTCCGGTAACCACACAGGGCAGATTGATAGGGAGAAGGAGCAGGAAGCAAAAACAAAGGGCCGGAACCTTTCTGTGGAGAAAACCGAAAAGGCCCCCTTGATCAACGAAAAGGGGAGCACCCTTGGAGCAAGAATCAATCCTCCGGAAGGTTTTGAAAGGATTCCGGTGTCCGAGGGTTCCTTCGGGCAATATTTAAGGACCCTGCCTTTAAAGCCCCATGGTTCACAAGTAAAATACTACAATGGCCAAATGAAAACCAGGAATGTTCATGCAGCCGTATTGGATATAGATGTGGGCGACCGGGATTTACAGCAGTGTGCGGATGCCGTAATAAGGCTAAGGGCGGAACACCTGTATGCAAGGGGATGGTATGATAAAATTCATTTTAATTTCACCAATGGATTTAAAGCCGATTATCCCATCTGGGCCCAAGGCAATCGAATTGTGGTAGAAGAAAACAGGGCCTATTGGGTAAAGAGAGCAGAACCTTCCACTGCTTATGACAGCTTTAGAAAGTATCTTGATATGGTGTTTGCCTATGCCGGGACATTATCTTTAGCGCAAGAGATGAAAAACGTACCGTTGCAAGAGATGCAAATTGGCGATGTGTTTTTAAAAGGAGAAGGAACCGGCCATTGCGTTATTGTAATGGATATGGTTGAAAATAAAGCCACCCAGGAAAAATTGTTCCTGCTGGCACAGAGCTACATGCCGGCCCAGGATATTCATATACTTAAAAATCCGGAGGACGAAGATTTCAGTCCCTGGTATTCCATCCGCTTCGGAGAAAAATTGATCACACCGGAGTGGAGTTTTTACCCGGACCAGTTAATGCGATTTGCGGATTAA
- a CDS encoding ABC transporter substrate-binding protein codes for MEKLFKFRTITALVSSLLLLAFLLTGCGGGASQDTIKIGVILPLTGGEAMFGTMEKNSFEMAYEELKAAGKTQVQGKEIQLIFEDDQSKQDVAKSAAEKLINQDQVAMLTGGYSSAVTNVVAANAQSMNIPFLIVTGSADDITRQGWQWVFRGTAAPASKYTGALWTMMEQVVKPQTAALIYENTDFGSSSAKGFRAECEKRGIKLVFDQSYESGAIDFKPMLANAKNTNPDMVFAVSYVMDAGLIVKQMKELDFNTKLFVGGGAGYTMPEFEENAGSASEYIASTTLWVPNVTWPGAKEYFTKYKEKYGKEPDYHGAQAYASMYVAVDALNRAQELSNTGIQKALKETDMMTVMGPVKFEAWEDYTNQNKPNTYVVQWQKGNLEVIWPDEVKSAPYVYPVPNWKDRTN; via the coding sequence GTGGAGAAATTGTTTAAATTTAGGACAATAACAGCACTGGTAAGCAGCCTTCTTTTATTGGCATTTTTATTAACCGGCTGTGGCGGGGGAGCATCCCAGGATACCATTAAAATCGGGGTCATCCTACCTCTGACCGGTGGAGAAGCCATGTTTGGCACCATGGAAAAGAACTCCTTTGAAATGGCTTACGAAGAGCTTAAAGCTGCCGGAAAAACCCAAGTTCAAGGCAAGGAAATCCAACTGATCTTCGAAGATGATCAAAGTAAACAGGATGTGGCCAAATCCGCTGCGGAAAAACTAATCAACCAAGATCAGGTGGCCATGTTAACCGGCGGCTACAGCAGTGCGGTGACCAATGTGGTTGCAGCCAACGCCCAGAGCATGAATATCCCCTTTTTAATTGTCACCGGCTCTGCGGACGATATTACCAGGCAGGGCTGGCAGTGGGTATTTAGAGGTACCGCAGCTCCGGCCAGTAAGTATACCGGTGCACTTTGGACCATGATGGAACAAGTGGTTAAACCCCAGACGGCGGCTTTAATTTATGAAAACACCGACTTTGGCTCCTCTTCCGCCAAGGGTTTTAGAGCAGAATGCGAAAAGAGGGGCATCAAGCTTGTTTTTGACCAGTCCTATGAATCCGGGGCCATTGATTTTAAACCTATGCTGGCCAACGCTAAGAATACCAACCCCGATATGGTTTTTGCCGTTTCTTACGTTATGGATGCCGGGCTGATTGTTAAGCAAATGAAAGAGCTTGATTTCAATACCAAACTTTTTGTGGGTGGCGGAGCAGGTTACACTATGCCGGAATTTGAGGAAAACGCCGGCAGCGCCTCGGAATATATTGCTTCAACCACCCTGTGGGTACCCAACGTTACGTGGCCTGGGGCGAAAGAATACTTCACCAAGTATAAGGAGAAGTATGGCAAAGAGCCGGATTATCACGGCGCCCAGGCCTATGCTTCCATGTATGTGGCGGTGGATGCGCTGAACAGAGCCCAGGAGCTGTCCAACACCGGTATACAAAAGGCCCTTAAGGAAACCGATATGATGACGGTGATGGGGCCGGTAAAATTTGAAGCATGGGAAGATTATACTAATCAAAACAAACCCAATACCTATGTAGTGCAGTGGCAGAAGGGAAATCTGGAAGTGATCTGGCCGGATGAGGTAAAATCCGCTCCTTATGTATACCCCGTTCCGAACTGGAAAGACCGGACCAATTAA
- a CDS encoding branched-chain amino acid ABC transporter permease — MTLFGQTVICGILLGGMYALIAIGMTLIMGVMKIINMAHGALVMVGMYVTYVCFKEFGIDPYLGLLVAMPTLFLLGCLIQKYAINRLVEVDSILPQNQVLLTVGIMLVLTETARLMFKSDYRSVATGYSSKTLYFADMSISVAMVIGFIIAMALTLLLHLFLTKTDLGKSIRATAQDRDAAVYMGVNSSKITMITFGIGAALAAAGGSLLLPLFYLWPDIGQLFTTKSFIITILGGMGSTVGAIVGGVTLGIAESLGATYISMGYKDIVGLVIFIVVLLFLPGGFRSLAKR, encoded by the coding sequence ATGACATTATTCGGTCAAACCGTCATCTGCGGCATCCTGCTGGGGGGCATGTACGCCTTGATTGCCATCGGCATGACCCTGATCATGGGGGTTATGAAGATCATCAACATGGCCCATGGAGCCTTAGTGATGGTTGGCATGTATGTAACCTATGTTTGTTTTAAAGAATTTGGGATCGATCCCTACCTTGGCCTGTTAGTGGCAATGCCCACCCTTTTTTTACTGGGCTGCCTGATTCAAAAATATGCTATCAACCGGCTGGTGGAAGTGGATTCAATTCTTCCTCAAAATCAGGTATTGCTTACGGTGGGAATTATGCTGGTGTTGACAGAAACAGCCCGCTTAATGTTTAAATCAGACTACCGCTCGGTTGCCACGGGCTACTCATCCAAAACCCTCTACTTTGCGGATATGTCCATTAGTGTGGCCATGGTTATTGGTTTTATCATTGCCATGGCGTTAACGCTGCTGCTGCACCTGTTTTTAACCAAGACAGACCTCGGCAAGTCCATTCGGGCCACCGCCCAGGACCGGGATGCCGCTGTATATATGGGTGTTAATTCTTCAAAAATTACCATGATTACCTTTGGTATTGGCGCTGCTTTAGCCGCTGCCGGAGGGTCCCTGCTGCTGCCTTTGTTTTACCTGTGGCCGGATATTGGCCAGTTATTCACCACCAAATCCTTTATTATTACCATTTTGGGCGGCATGGGCAGTACGGTGGGGGCCATTGTGGGGGGCGTCACCCTCGGCATTGCGGAATCCTTGGGTGCCACTTATATCTCCATGGGCTATAAAGATATTGTCGGGCTGGTGATCTTTATCGTGGTACTGCTGTTCCTGCCCGGCGGGTTCAGGAGTTTAGCAAAGAGGTGA
- a CDS encoding branched-chain amino acid ABC transporter permease, whose translation MKNKKILLSIGVFVLAALIPLVLKVPYHLHILNLIIIWAILGTAWNILGGYAGQISFGHAAFFGLGAYTAGLLKLHLGISPWWGMLLGPLVATIVSLPIGFICFRLRGPYFALAMLSLGEIFRLLFTNLQSFTNGAKGILIMPAVISKVFYFYVGLGILALTILVTYLLVNSKIGYYLVSIREDQDAATSLGIPTTLYKNLALIPSAFITGLAGAFYMNYVAFIDPRIVFSLPNVSIMLILVVMLGGPATIWGPTIGAVIYISLGELFRATLGSANVLVFGLLVCIIILFVPNGIAGEMERVKSWLQRRKIDVPGGEKDELLRSQ comes from the coding sequence ATGAAAAACAAAAAGATTCTCTTATCCATCGGAGTATTTGTACTGGCGGCCTTGATACCGCTGGTGCTTAAAGTTCCTTATCACCTGCATATTTTGAATCTGATTATTATCTGGGCCATCCTGGGAACCGCCTGGAATATCCTTGGCGGCTATGCGGGTCAGATTTCCTTTGGCCACGCGGCATTTTTTGGTCTGGGAGCCTATACGGCCGGTTTGTTAAAGCTGCACCTGGGCATCTCTCCCTGGTGGGGCATGCTCCTGGGCCCCCTGGTGGCCACCATTGTTTCATTACCCATCGGGTTTATTTGTTTCCGGCTCCGTGGCCCCTATTTTGCTCTGGCCATGCTTTCCCTGGGGGAAATTTTTCGGCTGCTGTTTACAAACCTGCAGAGTTTTACCAATGGGGCTAAGGGTATTTTAATCATGCCGGCCGTTATCTCCAAAGTTTTTTATTTTTATGTAGGGTTGGGCATTTTGGCACTGACCATTTTAGTCACCTATCTCCTTGTCAATTCCAAAATCGGCTATTATTTAGTCTCCATTCGAGAAGACCAGGATGCCGCTACCTCTCTGGGCATACCCACAACCCTTTACAAAAATCTGGCCTTAATTCCCAGCGCTTTTATTACCGGCCTGGCCGGAGCTTTTTATATGAATTATGTGGCTTTTATTGATCCACGGATTGTTTTCTCCCTGCCCAACGTTTCCATTATGCTCATCCTGGTGGTGATGCTGGGAGGGCCCGCCACCATCTGGGGACCAACCATCGGGGCAGTCATTTATATTTCCCTGGGGGAATTGTTCCGGGCTACTTTGGGCTCGGCCAATGTGCTGGTCTTTGGTCTGCTGGTGTGCATTATTATTTTGTTTGTGCCCAATGGCATTGCCGGTGAGATGGAGCGTGTCAAAAGCTGGCTCCAGCGCAGGAAAATTGATGTTCCAGGAGGTGAAAAGGATGAGCTTCTTCGCAGCCAATAA
- a CDS encoding ABC transporter ATP-binding protein, which translates to MSFFAANNLVKQFGGLTAVANLNFTVNQGEIFGIIGPNGSGKTTVFNLISRFFPLTSGEIYFKGKRIDTLPAHKICQVGIGRTFQVVKPLKRMSVLDNVMAGAFLRTSQVGKARAKAKEIVHFCGLEPYKDFEAKSLPIPLRKRLEIARALATEPELLLLDETCAGLNPKESEEAILLIRKIREAGVTIIIVEHLMKVMMGISDRILAINFGGQITTGAPKEVAGHPEVIKAYLGDAYAQG; encoded by the coding sequence ATGAGCTTCTTCGCAGCCAATAATCTGGTTAAGCAGTTTGGCGGGTTGACGGCGGTAGCAAACTTGAATTTTACCGTGAATCAAGGGGAAATATTCGGTATTATTGGTCCTAACGGTTCCGGAAAAACAACGGTATTTAATTTAATCAGCCGATTCTTTCCTTTAACCTCTGGAGAGATTTATTTTAAGGGAAAAAGGATTGATACACTGCCCGCCCATAAAATCTGTCAGGTGGGCATCGGCAGGACCTTCCAGGTGGTAAAGCCGCTAAAACGGATGAGTGTGCTTGATAACGTAATGGCCGGGGCCTTTCTCAGAACAAGCCAGGTTGGCAAGGCCAGAGCGAAAGCAAAGGAGATTGTTCATTTTTGTGGTTTAGAGCCTTATAAAGACTTTGAGGCCAAGAGCCTGCCCATTCCCCTGCGCAAAAGACTGGAAATTGCCAGAGCCCTGGCTACCGAACCGGAACTTTTGCTGCTGGATGAAACCTGTGCCGGGTTAAATCCCAAGGAATCGGAGGAAGCGATTCTATTAATCAGAAAAATTCGGGAAGCCGGGGTGACCATCATTATTGTTGAACATTTAATGAAAGTGATGATGGGCATTTCGGACCGGATTTTGGCCATTAATTTTGGCGGGCAGATTACCACTGGAGCCCCCAAAGAAGTGGCCGGACACCCTGAAGTTATTAAAGCATATTTAGGTGATGCCTATGCTCAAGGTTAA
- a CDS encoding ABC transporter ATP-binding protein, which produces MLKVNHIDVSYKELQVLWGVSFEVHEGELVVLLGSNGTGKTTTLNAISGLLPKDKGSIHFMGQDITRIPGYKVAGYGIIHVPEGRRLFPEMTVMENLEMGSLFPEAKGKRKETLRRVFDLFPILEEKKNQEAGKLSGGQQQMVAIGRGLMALPKLLILDEPSLGLAPVLVQQIFDFVKEINNQGVTVLLVEQNVGQTLKLCHRAYVLENGRITLEGSGQQLLKNEHVKEAYLGI; this is translated from the coding sequence ATGCTCAAGGTTAATCATATTGATGTTTCCTATAAGGAACTGCAGGTACTGTGGGGTGTTTCCTTTGAAGTTCATGAGGGAGAACTGGTGGTGCTGCTGGGTTCCAACGGCACCGGCAAGACGACCACCCTCAATGCCATTTCAGGCCTTCTGCCTAAAGATAAGGGAAGCATTCATTTTATGGGGCAGGATATTACCCGTATACCGGGCTATAAAGTGGCCGGATATGGCATTATTCACGTTCCGGAAGGCCGGCGGCTGTTTCCGGAAATGACGGTCATGGAAAATCTGGAAATGGGTTCCCTTTTCCCGGAGGCCAAAGGGAAAAGGAAAGAGACCCTGCGCAGGGTCTTTGATTTGTTTCCTATTTTGGAAGAGAAGAAGAACCAGGAGGCCGGCAAGTTAAGCGGCGGGCAGCAGCAGATGGTGGCCATCGGCAGAGGGCTGATGGCTCTACCCAAGCTGCTTATCTTAGACGAGCCCTCCCTGGGTTTGGCCCCGGTACTGGTACAGCAAATCTTTGATTTCGTCAAAGAAATCAATAACCAGGGGGTTACGGTTTTGTTAGTGGAACAAAACGTAGGCCAGACCTTAAAGCTTTGCCATCGGGCCTATGTTTTGGAAAACGGGAGAATTACCCTGGAGGGGAGCGGGCAACAGCTTCTGAAAAACGAACATGTTAAAGAAGCTTATTTAGGTATTTAA
- a CDS encoding L-lactate permease, whose translation MGISVFLTLLPILAIAFLMVKKQMAADRSGMVGWILMVVIALFFFNTSLEVSLRASLAGLISSFPVSIMVLASIFQITFMQATGALQRIVIFIKTLAPTDKVAQIMLLNVGAGTLLVSIGATPISILPPILVAMGYSTFVAVALPAIGYDALCTFALLGAPLVVFADLTGTPLVESAQVFAKFLPVISTLIGFGMLWIVGRFKLMKEGFIPCILAGVTNGGAAIAMSHIPFLKSGVVLTGVVAGACTILVMLVYLKITGQPIIDRSNLSREDLRLEKQMSLARALSPWLILISILLVLNFCQPLFDLLFNKVPMAVSFIPGQEIKTRMLWNAYTWVFISTILAAVFIKPSGKAIKETWNKWVQRAPRPTLAAAIFFAIAFVMNNSGMQNQGEVWKITEASSNMIAVLAQASAATFGSLYPFASSFLGLFGGFVSGSEASTIAMFTKYHLLTSKMLHVDPLIVIAATAIGGGLASVISPAKLQNAAATIDALGIESQVIKTAFIISILLTTASAIMAMLFI comes from the coding sequence ATGGGAATTTCTGTTTTTTTAACCTTGTTGCCAATTTTAGCCATTGCCTTTTTGATGGTGAAGAAACAAATGGCGGCCGATCGCAGCGGTATGGTAGGTTGGATCTTAATGGTTGTCATTGCCCTTTTCTTCTTCAACACCTCGCTGGAAGTCAGCCTTCGGGCCAGCCTGGCGGGCCTCATTTCTTCTTTTCCCGTTTCCATTATGGTACTTGCCTCTATTTTTCAAATTACCTTTATGCAGGCCACCGGCGCCTTGCAAAGAATTGTGATTTTTATAAAAACCCTGGCGCCTACGGATAAGGTTGCGCAGATTATGCTGCTCAACGTCGGAGCCGGGACCCTTCTGGTATCCATTGGGGCTACGCCCATATCCATTTTGCCGCCGATTCTGGTGGCCATGGGCTATTCCACCTTTGTGGCGGTTGCCCTTCCGGCCATTGGCTATGATGCTTTATGCACCTTTGCCCTGCTGGGAGCGCCGCTGGTGGTTTTTGCCGATTTAACCGGCACACCCCTGGTGGAGTCGGCTCAGGTATTTGCCAAGTTTTTGCCGGTGATTTCCACCTTGATTGGCTTTGGTATGCTGTGGATCGTGGGGCGGTTTAAATTAATGAAGGAAGGATTTATTCCTTGTATTCTGGCCGGGGTCACCAACGGGGGCGCCGCCATTGCCATGAGCCACATTCCTTTTCTGAAATCCGGCGTGGTGCTGACCGGCGTGGTGGCGGGTGCCTGCACCATTCTGGTGATGCTGGTTTATTTAAAAATCACCGGACAGCCCATCATTGACAGGTCCAATTTATCCCGGGAAGACCTGCGGCTGGAGAAGCAAATGTCCCTGGCCAGAGCCCTTTCCCCATGGTTGATTTTAATTTCCATTTTATTAGTTCTAAATTTCTGCCAACCTTTGTTTGATCTGCTGTTTAACAAGGTGCCCATGGCGGTTTCCTTCATCCCCGGTCAGGAGATTAAAACAAGGATGCTGTGGAACGCCTATACCTGGGTGTTTATCAGTACAATTTTAGCAGCGGTTTTTATCAAGCCATCGGGCAAAGCCATAAAAGAAACCTGGAACAAATGGGTGCAGCGGGCGCCCAGACCCACCCTGGCGGCAGCCATTTTCTTTGCCATCGCTTTTGTAATGAATAATTCAGGCATGCAAAACCAGGGTGAAGTATGGAAGATCACCGAAGCAAGCTCAAACATGATTGCTGTTCTAGCCCAGGCTTCGGCTGCAACCTTTGGTTCCCTGTATCCCTTTGCCAGCAGTTTCCTGGGATTATTCGGAGGCTTTGTCAGTGGCAGCGAGGCCTCCACCATCGCCATGTTTACCAAATACCACTTGTTGACCTCTAAAATGCTGCATGTAGATCCTTTAATCGTTATTGCCGCTACTGCCATTGGCGGCGGGCTGGCCAGTGTAATATCGCCGGCCAAGCTGCAAAATGCCGCCGCCACTATTGATGCGTTAGGCATAGAAAGTCAAGTGATTAAAACGGCTTTTATCATTTCCATTCTTTTAACCACTGCTTCAGCCATCATGGCCATGTTATTTATATAA
- a CDS encoding DedA family protein, producing MSEVTVLQQLIHYFSDLAITLIETFHYWGIFIGMVIESACIPLPSEVIMLFGGFLVALGKFNYWYVVAAGVLGNIVGSVITYWIGASGGRAFVCQYGRYFFINVKHMEKADVWFNRYGGRAVFFGRNLPVIRTFISLPAGIARMNFGKFFILTFTGCIPWNMALTYLGLKLGKNWHIVEAYTRPISYSIVALILLAIGYFLYKSTRKPELQDTRKHPRS from the coding sequence ATGAGTGAGGTCACCGTGTTGCAGCAACTAATCCATTACTTTAGCGATTTAGCGATTACTTTAATCGAAACCTTTCATTATTGGGGCATTTTTATCGGTATGGTGATTGAAAGTGCCTGCATTCCGCTGCCCAGTGAAGTTATCATGCTTTTTGGCGGTTTTTTAGTGGCACTGGGCAAGTTTAACTACTGGTATGTGGTAGCAGCCGGGGTTTTAGGCAATATAGTGGGTTCTGTGATCACCTACTGGATCGGCGCCAGCGGAGGACGGGCCTTTGTCTGCCAATACGGCAGGTATTTTTTCATTAATGTCAAGCATATGGAAAAAGCAGACGTATGGTTTAACCGTTATGGGGGACGGGCTGTGTTTTTTGGCCGCAATTTACCGGTTATCCGTACCTTTATTTCCCTGCCGGCGGGCATTGCCCGGATGAACTTTGGCAAATTTTTTATTTTAACTTTTACAGGCTGCATCCCCTGGAATATGGCTTTAACCTACCTGGGATTAAAGTTAGGAAAAAACTGGCACATCGTGGAAGCCTACACCCGGCCCATAAGCTACTCCATTGTGGCTCTAATCCTTTTAGCCATTGGCTATTTTCTATACAAAAGCACACGCAAACCCGAACTTCAGGATACACGGAAACATCCCCGGTCTTAA
- the rarD gene encoding EamA family transporter RarD, which translates to MKLEQQNEQVTEMAATAGAYVLWGILPVYWKLVEQVPSHEILAHRILWSFFFTAFLLLGTQKINSFIQETREMIAQPKKFLVIVAASFLISANWFIYIWAVNNNRIIETSLGYYINPLVSVLLGIIVFKEKLSFWQKVSFGLAAIGVCNMTLHFGAIPWVALLLAGSFGLYGLFKKMATLGAITGITLETLIISPLALLYLSYLYRNGTGAFGLDDPVTSGFLMGAGIVTAVPLILFSSGAKRLPLSILGFLQYIAPTIALILGVFVYHERFTGVHLVSFAFIWLALTVFSLARTKPFVQFESMLIKKVAVQNK; encoded by the coding sequence ATGAAACTGGAGCAACAGAACGAACAAGTTACAGAAATGGCGGCCACTGCCGGCGCCTATGTGTTGTGGGGAATTTTACCGGTTTATTGGAAGCTGGTTGAACAGGTGCCCTCCCACGAGATCTTGGCCCACCGAATTTTATGGTCCTTCTTTTTTACGGCCTTTCTTTTGCTCGGAACCCAAAAAATAAATTCCTTTATTCAAGAAACCCGGGAAATGATTGCTCAGCCCAAAAAATTCCTAGTGATTGTCGCGGCTTCATTCCTCATCAGCGCCAACTGGTTTATTTATATCTGGGCGGTTAACAACAATCGCATCATTGAAACCAGCCTGGGTTACTATATCAATCCCCTGGTCAGCGTTTTGCTGGGGATTATTGTTTTCAAGGAGAAACTCTCTTTTTGGCAAAAGGTGTCCTTTGGGCTGGCAGCCATAGGTGTATGCAATATGACCCTGCATTTTGGGGCCATTCCCTGGGTGGCATTGTTATTAGCCGGGAGTTTCGGCCTCTACGGGTTATTTAAAAAAATGGCCACCCTGGGGGCCATAACCGGCATTACCCTGGAAACCCTGATCATCTCCCCCCTGGCCTTGCTTTACTTAAGTTATTTGTACAGAAACGGCACCGGGGCCTTCGGCTTGGATGACCCGGTTACTTCCGGATTTTTAATGGGGGCCGGGATTGTCACCGCGGTGCCGCTTATTTTATTTTCCAGCGGCGCTAAACGGCTTCCTTTATCCATCCTTGGTTTCTTGCAATATATTGCTCCCACCATTGCCCTGATTTTAGGCGTTTTTGTCTATCATGAACGGTTTACCGGTGTCCATCTGGTCTCCTTCGCCTTCATTTGGCTTGCTTTGACCGTTTTTTCGCTGGCCAGAACAAAGCCCTTTGTGCAATTTGAATCCATGTTGATAAAGAAAGTTGCTGTGCAAAACAAATGA
- a CDS encoding response regulator transcription factor, with translation MSPLRILVVDDEDKIRQVISIYLKNEGYMVGEAMDGEEALKKYRSEPWDLIVLDVMMPKMDGISVCREIRKTSQIPIIMLTAKNEEVDRILGLEFGADDYMGKPFSPRELVARIKAVMRRMEAGSPAGEPVLNFPGMRMNLMTREVLLMDKPVTLTPREFELLSLLARNPGWSFTREQLLERVWGFDYYGDLRTVDTHINRLRDKLKVPGAPSYIGTVWGVGYKFEVKHEAE, from the coding sequence ATGAGCCCGCTGCGTATCTTAGTGGTTGACGATGAAGATAAAATTCGCCAGGTCATCAGCATTTATTTAAAAAATGAAGGCTACATGGTAGGGGAAGCCATGGATGGGGAAGAGGCCTTGAAAAAATACCGGTCGGAACCCTGGGATTTGATTGTTCTGGACGTAATGATGCCTAAAATGGACGGAATTTCGGTATGCCGTGAAATTCGCAAGACTTCCCAAATACCCATTATCATGCTAACCGCTAAAAATGAAGAGGTGGACCGTATTTTAGGCCTGGAGTTCGGAGCGGACGATTATATGGGCAAACCCTTCAGTCCCCGGGAACTGGTAGCCCGTATCAAAGCGGTTATGCGGCGTATGGAGGCCGGCAGCCCGGCAGGAGAACCGGTGCTGAATTTTCCGGGTATGCGCATGAACTTAATGACCCGGGAAGTATTGTTAATGGATAAACCGGTGACTTTAACTCCCCGGGAATTTGAACTGTTATCCCTTTTGGCCAGAAATCCCGGCTGGTCCTTTACCCGGGAGCAGCTTTTGGAACGGGTATGGGGCTTTGACTACTACGGTGACCTGAGAACGGTAGATACCCACATTAACCGTCTGCGGGATAAATTAAAGGTTCCCGGCGCTCCTTCCTATATCGGGACCGTATGGGGAGTGGGTTATAAATTTGAGGTGAAACATGAGGCTGAATAA